ggctcagaggttaagagcaccgaccgctcttccagaggtcctgagttcaattcccagcacccacttggtggctcacaaccatctgtaatgtgatctggtgccctcttctttgtacataataaataaataaatcttaaaaaaaaaaaaaaaggaaatattggaATTACCTCAAGAAGTGAGCTTCCATTGCGGTCTTAAAATTCATAATGCCTATTCTACCTCGCAGGGAGGCTGTAAAAGTCTTTCCCCCACCAGATTGCTTTTGTTCACACAGATAATAGAGGAGTTGGCAGATGCCCTGACCTACTGTCATGAGAAGAAGGTGATTCACAGGGACATCAAGCCGGAGAATCTCCTGCTGGGGTTCAGGGGTGAGGTGAAGATCGCAGACTTTGGTTGGTCTGTGCATACCCCCTCTCTCAGGTAGGCCACATGGGATGGTGGGGGGGACCCTCAAACCTTTGAGGAGTTTTCACCTGGGTGAATTCTTCTCACATGTAAGACCCAGATTCAAACAGGGGCTTGTATTTGGACACGGTCTTTTCCAAATGCAGACCTTTAAAGTGCATTGGCAGACTGAAAGAATTGGGTGGAGTGGTGACTCTGagtaagagcacttcctgtgtaAACACAAAATTGAGgggtagaaacaggcagatcctggaagcttgctggcagccagcctGGCAAAAATGACTGgtttaggttcagtgagaaaccttgccttCAAGGAACAAACTGGAGAGCAATAGAGACACcgaatgttgtgtgtgtgtgtgtgtgtgtgtgtgtgtgtgtgtgtgtgtgtgtgtgcgcgcgcgcgcgcgcgcgcgcgcgcgcgcacacacacacacacaggcatgtgggtgctgggaaatccATCTAGGGTCCTTTAGAagaacagccccccccccccttctgatTAACAGTTTCTCATGGTGTCtggcctgtaagtcattctagcCTCACACACATAGTACTCTTTCCTACCTAAaccttcccaagtgctaggattagagatgTGCACCACTATATCTGCCTTCCCTGAATCTTAAAAGTCTGGGcgtgtgttcacatgtatgagtgcaggcacatgtgtgccatgttgtgtgtgtgtatgggggaatGTCAGAGCACAACCTCATGTGTGGCTCTTCACCTTCCAttctatttgagacagggtctcttgttggcTGCTCATAGTCAGGCAAGCTGGCCTACTGGCCTGCAggcttccagggattctcctctgcctcccatctcactctCAGAGCCCTGGGACTATAGACGTGCAcccagctttatgtgggttctggggatagaactctGGTCCTCGGGGCTTTCAGTGCACatactttacccatggagccacctGCCACGGCTGCGCTGAATCTTGATCCATATTAACAGTGGTGTTTCTGAAACCCTGCCTGCCCAGGAGGGGGCTCTTTAGGATGTCCCTAGGTCTCCCATTTCCTTGGAAGCTGAGTGGGACGGGGCGTGGATTTCCCTCATTCTGagtctatgcacacacacagcactcccttctctgtcctgccctAGGAGAAAGACAATGTGCGGGACTCTGGACTACTTGCCCCCAGAAATGATCGAAGGGAGGACATATAATGAGAAGGTGGATCTGTGGTGTATTGGGGTGCTCTGCTATGAGCTGCTGGTGGGAAATCCACCCTTCGAGAGTAGCACTCACAGTGAGACATACAAACGCATCCTCAAGGTGAGATGGCCACATGTGTGGCATTCATCAGGGAGGCAGACAGTGAGAGCTCCTGGGTCTTTGAGGGTTGGAGTGTTTGCAAAACACTATATCTGCTATAGCCAGAAGGGTACCTGTGGTGGTagtttttatttgtgctctaacaaataaaacttatttggggatcagaggacagagacagccactagattagacagacagaggccaggcagtgtggcacacatgcctttaatcctatcactagtTAActgcagaggtctggaggtctgtacagacagacaggaagtgatagagctctTGGGCTGAGGAGTTCCTAGACGTAAGAcgtggctggcttgctctctgatctttcagctttcaacccaatacctggctccaggtgttttgttttgttttgttttgttttgtttttaacagagctgaggactgaaaccAGGGCCTctcgcttgctaggcaagcgctctaccactgagctaaatccccaaccccttgtttgtttgtttttttttaattaataagactgtttagcaatttgtgttatggttagcttttttttgagacagtgtctttttgggccaggatggccttgaactcacagagatctagataaatctctgcctctcaaatgctaggtttaaaggcttgtgctaccactgcctggcctctatgtttaatatagtggctggctttttcctctgatctccaggcaagctttatttgttaaagcacaaataaaatatcaccacaggtaccCTGAAGAGACTGACAGAACAAGGAGAGAACTAAGCAAAGAGATTAACTAGATTCTCATTCTTCTTCCCCGGCCTCATTAGGTGGATTTGAGGTTTCCTCATTCAGTGCCTGTGGGGGCCCAAGACTTGATCTCCAAGCTTCTGAGGTACCATCCCTCCGATCGGCTGGACCTGGCTCAGATCCTGAAGCACCCCTGGGTCCGGGCCCACTCTCGTAGGATCCTGCCTCCTTGTAGTCAGCCTGCTTCCTGAGCCCTGCCCCTGTTCCTTTGCGGTTATTCAAGGGAGCTCTCCAGGCTCTGTTACCTCatctgttttgcttgttttctcatTGAAGATGCTAATTAAACCTGATttaatatctttttgtttgtgtgagtTGGTACGTCAATTTGGTAGACTCTTTTGTCTTAACTGTGTGGTGGAGGCGGGGGTGAGGGCGAAGGGTCCACATCAGGTAGATACTCTATTGCCCTCCATCtcatttttggtttggttggtttttttcgagGCAGGTTTTCTGTGttaacagccttggctatcctggaactccagttgtcaaccaggctggcctcgaacttagagatccacctgactctgccaccCAGGTTtggagattaaaggcgtgcaccaccatgcccggctttcaTCTCATGTTTTGAGATGGTCGGTCTCTGAACTGAACATGAAACTcaactgatttggctagactggctggtcagggaACACTGAGTATCCTATCTCCAGCTCCCCAGCGCTAAGATCACAGATGCACATCATTGTGCCCAGCTTGTACCAGGGTGGTGGGGATCGTAATCCTTGTACTTCCACTCATGTACAGAGCCACGCCcgcacccacacatatacaaaataagtaaTAAGTGAAAAAGGGGGTGGATAAGGAGAGTCGGTATATGTGTAGACGTCTGGGGTCCTCCAGAGTGCCCAGTTTCTTCTCATCTTTACATTTGCCCAGATTTTTGGCCAAGGTTGCAGACCCACCCTCAACCCCCTCGAGTCTAcattttatattgaaaaaaaatggcagtCTCACCCAGTGCCCGAATCCTCCCAAGCTGTGTGCATTGTTACGGggtgagtctgaagccaggcctggtgacccaTGCCTACATTCTTAAgtattcaggagactgaggcaggacgaTATCAAAGCCTGCCTGGGTTGTCCAGgaatttcaaggccaacctggccaaTTTATTGAGACCGTCccaaaaattaaaagtgaaacaATGTCAGATAATAACAATAGGTATGTCCAAGACACAACGCTGGGTCTATAGTCCAGGAAAACACC
The nucleotide sequence above comes from Peromyscus maniculatus bairdii isolate BWxNUB_F1_BW_parent chromosome 1, HU_Pman_BW_mat_3.1, whole genome shotgun sequence. Encoded proteins:
- the Aurkc gene encoding aurora kinase C codes for the protein MEPSTSTRRLFTIDDFEIGRPLGKGKFGNVYLARLKENHFIVALKVLFKSQIEKEGLEHQLRREVEIQAHLQHPNILRLYNYFHDARRVYLVLEYAPRGELYKELQRNHTLDEQRTATIIEELADALTYCHEKKVIHRDIKPENLLLGFRGEVKIADFGWSVHTPSLRRKTMCGTLDYLPPEMIEGRTYNEKVDLWCIGVLCYELLVGNPPFESSTHSETYKRILKVDLRFPHSVPVGAQDLISKLLRYHPSDRLDLAQILKHPWVRAHSRRILPPCSQPAS